One segment of Rhinatrema bivittatum chromosome 14, aRhiBiv1.1, whole genome shotgun sequence DNA contains the following:
- the LOC115076098 gene encoding galanin receptor type 1-like, which produces MNSSLAPSGHDWTFLTLLKRENLSARAMENGSQELNVDELEKMLFLFVKEPVTISLTAMYVISFVVGFVGNIMSIKVLTRKRSSQMSGLSATRSPLINLAVCDLLVVCVCMPIAVGNLIYKAWVYGDFLCRAVPFIQAVSVSASVLSLTVISVNRYYNVHNPLNARSFFTQKKILCTIVIVWVLSSSICMPLIFMNKRDEIGIFEGLPLVFPICREIWPQIRFKQAYNFLLFCALYCLPVLFNLVICFLTVRKLWWDTSNFKDCDSSNQSMPASRLKMRKKVAKMVIALLSLFAVSWLPVYILDIWIDFNIQSSPDVAPSPWVLQLRPFAQWLGLTNSSLNPICYCFVGDLYRSAKEIKSKYHRRMISLLDFSFSEGPPPRQMPEILSARTSARSTPGKAHSCSLARSDRCQDFASSLNL; this is translated from the coding sequence ATGAATTCCTCGCTCGCTCCATCCGGTCACGACTGGACCTTCCTGACATTGTTGAAAAGGGAGAACCTGTCCGCGCGAGCCATGGAGAATGGAAGCCAAGAACTGAATGTGGATGAACTGGAAAAAATGCTGTTTTTGTTTGTGAAGGAGCCTGTCACCATCAGCCTCACTGCCATGTACGTGATCTCCTTTGTCGTGGGTTTTGTGGGCAACATAATGTCTATTAAGGTGCTTACCAGGAAACGGAGCAGTCAGATGTCCGGTTTAAGTGCCACCAGGAGTCCGCTAATAAACCTGGCCGTCTGTGACCTCCtggttgtgtgtgtctgtatgccCATCGCGGTGGGAAACCTGATCTACAAAGCTTGGGTGTACGGGGACTTTCTCTGCAGGGCAGTGCCCTTCATCCAGGCTGTCTCCGTCTCTGCAAGTGTGCTAAGTCTCACAGTGATCAGTGTCAACAGATATTACAACGTCCACAACCCTCTGAATGCCAGGTCCTTTTTCACCCAAAAGAAGATACTCTGCACCATAGTAATCGTCTGGGTTCTGTCTTCAAGCATATGCATGCCTCTTATATTTATGAATAAAAGAGATGAGATAGGAATATTTGAAGGTTTGCCTCTGGTGTTCCCAATCTGTAGGGAAATATGGCCTCAAATAAGGTTCAAGCAAGCATACAATTTTCTGCTCTTTTGTGCTCTGTACTGCCTACCAGTTCTATTCAACTTGGTCATTTGCTTTTTGACTGTGCGCAAACTCTGGTGGGACACCTCTAATTTTAAAGACTGTGACTCCAGCAATCAATCGATGCCAGCATCCAGACTGAAAATGCGAAAGAAGGTTGCAAAAATGGTGATAGCCTTGCTTTCCCTATTTGCGGTTTCCTGGCTGCCCGTCTACATATTGGACATCTGGATAGACTTCAACATCCAGTCCTCCCCAGATGTTGCCCCCTCTCCTTGGGTTCTGCAGCTGAGACCTTTTGCTCAGTGGCTTGGCCTCACCAACTCCAGTCTCAATCCCATTTGCTACTGCTTCGTGGGAGATCTTTATAGATCAGCCAAAGAAATCAAGAGCAAATATCACAGAAGGATGATTTCCCTATTGGATTTTTCTTTCTCCGAGGGGCCGCCGCCACGTCAGATGCCAGAAATACTTTCAGCTCGGACTTCAGCGCGTTCCACCCCAGGGAAAGCGCACAGCTGCTCTCTAGCAAGGTCTGACCGATGCCAGGACTTCGCATCCTCTCTAAATTTATAG